A window of the Mesotoga prima MesG1.Ag.4.2 genome harbors these coding sequences:
- a CDS encoding M23 family metallopeptidase, with amino-acid sequence MNRRVILLFLFMSSLLMTRSFAYFLVTYVVRAGDSIHTISRDLDVSISTIIDFNSLKNPNSIKAGDTLRIPQPDGLIYEVQSGDTFDYIAKLFFSPVDELIAANNLKPDSVINPGQRIFIPMSLVNLYQYIPQSSPFRWPIYGVISSDYGWRTHPVTGQPSFHSGLDIAAPEGTPIFAGSGGTVVFAGVNGGYGNMVEIQHDNGYLTRYGHMSKISVYVGQRVDAGSLIGRVGSTGVSTGPHVHFEVRDPRANTMNPLSMLPTRDLMYVIRREDDGTAAGGK; translated from the coding sequence ATGAACCGTCGGGTCATTCTGTTATTCTTATTTATGTCTTCGCTGTTGATGACTCGCAGTTTCGCGTATTTTCTTGTTACATACGTGGTTAGAGCGGGAGATTCGATTCATACTATTTCGAGAGACTTGGACGTTAGCATCTCAACTATTATTGATTTCAACAGTCTTAAAAATCCCAACAGTATAAAGGCCGGGGATACGCTTCGAATACCCCAGCCGGATGGTTTGATCTATGAAGTTCAGTCGGGCGACACCTTTGACTATATCGCCAAACTTTTCTTTTCTCCCGTTGATGAACTAATTGCAGCCAACAATCTTAAGCCTGATTCCGTTATCAATCCGGGACAAAGAATCTTCATTCCTATGTCGTTGGTCAATCTATACCAATATATTCCCCAAAGCTCGCCTTTCAGGTGGCCAATATACGGAGTCATTTCATCAGACTACGGCTGGAGAACCCACCCTGTTACCGGGCAACCTTCTTTCCATTCAGGACTTGATATCGCCGCACCGGAAGGGACGCCGATATTTGCGGGTTCTGGAGGTACGGTTGTTTTTGCTGGTGTAAATGGCGGCTACGGAAACATGGTTGAGATTCAACATGATAACGGTTACTTGACACGTTACGGTCATATGAGCAAAATCAGCGTTTATGTTGGTCAGAGGGTTGATGCGGGATCACTGATCGGTCGGGTAGGAAGCACTGGGGTCTCTACGGGGCCTCACGTTCACTTCGAAGTAAGAGATCCAAGAGCAAACACAATGAATCCATTATCAATGCTTCCCACACGTGATCTGATGTACGTAATTAGAAGAGAGGACGATGGAACTGCCGCCGGTGGTAAATGA
- a CDS encoding deoxycytidylate deaminase: MSAEDLSDFLKGFSTHKPESKTESWDSYFMRLAYQVRERSSCHHRKVGALIVRENRILSTGYNQPPSGFPHCDETECIRDALGIPSGQNQEICYAAHAEQNAIAQAAKFGIATNGSTIYVTHRPCSVCARLIINAGIKRVVFSEGYPDPLTEFMFEKTNVTMTQFTK, translated from the coding sequence ATGTCTGCAGAAGATCTGTCGGATTTTCTTAAGGGTTTCTCCACACACAAACCGGAAAGTAAAACGGAGAGCTGGGATTCATATTTCATGAGACTTGCCTACCAAGTTCGGGAAAGGTCCAGCTGCCACCACAGGAAGGTCGGAGCTTTGATTGTTAGAGAGAACAGGATACTATCTACGGGTTATAACCAACCACCTTCGGGATTTCCACACTGCGATGAAACCGAGTGCATTCGAGACGCTCTTGGAATACCTTCCGGTCAAAACCAGGAAATTTGCTATGCGGCCCATGCCGAGCAAAACGCGATTGCACAAGCAGCGAAATTTGGAATAGCGACCAATGGATCAACTATTTATGTAACTCATCGTCCGTGTTCGGTTTGCGCTAGACTTATCATAAATGCTGGAATAAAGAGGGTCGTTTTTTCTGAGGGATATCCTGACCCATTGACCGAGTTCATGTTTGAAAAAACAAATGTCACGATGACACAATTTACGAAATGA
- a CDS encoding 2-oxoacid:acceptor oxidoreductase family protein produces the protein MKQAFTQPHSVRISGIGGQGNVLMGIILAEALIIQGNWVVQTQSYGAQVRGGLSYCDVLFNSEPIDYPKAHSFELIYSMHQTAVNAHVPLLHVNGVLIVDSTLVSSIPKEGVRMTRKIIQKPVTELTEKKFGSTLPANMVGLGLIARAGSFVTTQSLKEAMTKHIKAKYVEMNAQAIDFGYSLIEKSYSIRRERIDSVGRGFE, from the coding sequence ATGAAACAAGCGTTCACACAACCTCATTCAGTAAGGATTTCGGGTATTGGAGGCCAAGGCAACGTATTGATGGGAATAATTCTTGCCGAAGCCCTTATTATTCAAGGAAATTGGGTAGTTCAAACCCAATCCTACGGGGCTCAGGTGAGGGGCGGACTCTCGTATTGTGATGTGCTTTTTAACAGTGAACCAATCGACTATCCCAAAGCTCATTCCTTCGAACTAATTTACTCGATGCATCAGACGGCTGTAAACGCTCATGTCCCTCTCTTACATGTGAACGGAGTACTGATAGTCGACTCCACCCTGGTCAGTTCTATTCCAAAAGAAGGAGTAAGAATGACCAGAAAGATTATTCAGAAACCAGTCACCGAGCTTACTGAAAAAAAATTTGGCAGCACTCTTCCAGCAAACATGGTCGGATTGGGCCTAATAGCCAGAGCGGGAAGTTTCGTGACTACTCAGTCCCTTAAAGAGGCCATGACGAAACATATTAAAGCGAAATATGTTGAAATGAATGCCCAGGCGATTGATTTCGGTTACTCACTAATAGAGAAGTCTTACAGTATTAGAAGAGAAAGAATCGATTCTGTCGGCCGGGGATTCGAATGA
- a CDS encoding NADH:ubiquinone reductase (Na(+)-transporting) subunit D, whose amino-acid sequence MADSKKTVFLANIWKNNPVIVQILGICSALAVTNNLTNTLIMGVGLIFVTAFSSLTISALRKLIPRNVRMMIQVLIIATYVIILDIVLKAYLPSISKALGPYVGLIITNCIIMGRAEAFAQSHGPILSFLDGVSAGIGYSLILLAVAFIRELLGFGTIFGVRVMPESFTPWVIMIMAPSAFFILGAIIWIARTPIVKKK is encoded by the coding sequence ATGGCTGATTCCAAGAAGACGGTCTTTCTTGCAAACATCTGGAAGAATAATCCGGTAATAGTGCAGATTCTGGGGATCTGTTCTGCTCTAGCAGTCACAAACAACCTGACAAACACTCTGATTATGGGAGTAGGTCTAATCTTCGTTACCGCTTTCTCTTCACTGACCATCTCCGCTCTCAGAAAACTGATTCCAAGAAACGTGCGGATGATGATTCAGGTTCTTATTATTGCAACTTACGTGATAATTCTCGATATTGTCCTCAAAGCATATCTACCCTCTATCAGCAAGGCTCTTGGTCCTTATGTTGGGTTGATAATAACGAACTGTATCATTATGGGACGAGCAGAAGCCTTTGCCCAGTCTCACGGTCCGATTCTTTCCTTTCTCGACGGCGTCTCCGCGGGAATTGGCTATTCGCTGATTCTTCTTGCCGTAGCCTTTATAAGAGAGCTTCTGGGTTTTGGCACGATTTTTGGAGTGAGAGTTATGCCGGAAAGTTTCACTCCTTGGGTGATAATGATAATGGCTCCCAGCGCCTTCTTTATTTTAGGTGCGATAATCTGGATCGCGAGAACGCCGATCGTCAAGAAGAAGTAA
- the gatA gene encoding Asp-tRNA(Asn)/Glu-tRNA(Gln) amidotransferase subunit GatA, with protein MTKNPLNLRLSEIISLGDTYKFYRERIDKYNNELNAFLQVRTFSEERQGFPYAIKDNILAVGTRTTCASRILENYDSPYDATVTQKLNSKGGQLLGKTNMDEFAMGSSTENSAFGPSRNPWDLNRIPGGSSGGSAAAVAAGLAPFALGSDTGGSVRQPASMCGIVGFKPTYGLVSRYGLVAFASSLDQIGPMTRCSQDAADVMSMISGHDSRDSNTIRHALSFDTSLGGNLKGLKFAVPSEMLSYPGLDEEVKEKFLSITRDIERSGADVEVISVPSVEYAVATYYLIAPAEASSNLSRYDGIRFGPRQQSEDYEGLTSKSRDRGFGKEVKRRILLGTFTLSATYYDAYYRKALKTRRVMAGELSKVLDEYDFILNPSSPVVAPRIGEINDPLAYYLMDIYTIPANVAGLPSISVPAGFVNGMPVGVLITGKRFSDVSILDAAKGIEDLSPSFSNGLAIIAERWTE; from the coding sequence GTGACAAAGAACCCGCTAAATCTGAGGCTCTCGGAAATCATTTCTCTCGGAGACACTTACAAGTTCTACAGAGAGAGAATTGACAAATACAACAATGAACTCAATGCATTCCTTCAGGTAAGAACCTTTTCAGAAGAAAGACAGGGCTTTCCCTACGCCATAAAGGATAATATTCTTGCGGTAGGGACAAGGACGACTTGTGCGAGCAGAATACTCGAAAACTACGATTCACCATACGACGCAACAGTAACTCAGAAATTGAATTCCAAAGGTGGACAGCTTTTAGGCAAGACGAACATGGATGAGTTCGCAATGGGTTCATCAACCGAGAACTCAGCGTTTGGACCGTCGAGAAATCCCTGGGATCTGAATCGTATACCGGGTGGTAGTAGTGGAGGAAGTGCCGCAGCAGTTGCGGCAGGTCTCGCACCTTTTGCGCTTGGAAGCGATACGGGCGGTTCAGTCCGGCAACCGGCCTCCATGTGTGGAATCGTCGGCTTTAAACCTACTTACGGACTTGTATCGAGATATGGCCTGGTTGCATTTGCCTCTTCCCTTGATCAGATAGGCCCAATGACAAGATGTTCGCAAGACGCCGCAGACGTGATGTCGATGATCTCTGGACATGATTCTCGTGACTCAAATACAATAAGACACGCTCTGTCCTTCGATACTTCGCTTGGAGGAAATTTGAAGGGCCTGAAGTTCGCTGTCCCTTCGGAAATGCTTAGCTATCCCGGTCTAGATGAAGAGGTGAAGGAAAAATTTCTTTCCATAACAAGAGATATAGAGAGATCGGGTGCCGATGTTGAAGTAATATCCGTACCTTCTGTCGAATACGCCGTTGCCACATATTATCTGATTGCTCCTGCAGAGGCCAGTTCAAACCTCTCACGCTATGATGGAATAAGGTTTGGGCCGAGGCAGCAGTCGGAGGATTATGAAGGTCTGACAAGCAAGAGCAGAGACAGGGGTTTTGGGAAGGAAGTTAAAAGAAGAATCCTGCTTGGTACATTCACCTTGAGTGCGACTTATTATGATGCTTACTATAGAAAGGCTTTGAAGACTAGAAGAGTAATGGCCGGTGAACTTAGCAAAGTGCTAGATGAGTATGATTTCATCTTGAATCCTTCTTCTCCTGTAGTCGCTCCTAGGATAGGCGAAATAAACGACCCACTGGCGTATTACTTGATGGACATCTATACGATTCCAGCAAATGTCGCTGGATTGCCTTCGATCTCAGTTCCTGCAGGTTTTGTTAATGGAATGCCAGTAGGTGTTTTGATAACGGGCAAGAGATTCAGTGATGTCTCCATACTTGATGCCGCCAAAGGAATTGAGGATTTGTCTCCCTCTTTTAGTAATGGATTGGCGATCATAGCAGAAAGGTGGACAGAGTAA
- a CDS encoding NADH:ubiquinone reductase (Na(+)-transporting) subunit F yields the protein MQIVISALVIGGISALLAAILTIADALVNNYGEVSIRVNDSKDLKVKGGATLLSTLASEKIFIPSACGGKGSCGLCRVKVLTDVGPILPTELPYLSEKEKKNNIRLSCQIKVKSDISIEIPEELFNIMEYIASVSSITDVTHDIKEVFFDLEDEIEFKAGQYVQLIVPAYGDIKGETMRAYSMSSQPSVKSGVELLIRLVPNGIVTTYVHKMLKVGERIRILGPFGDFYLRDTDSDIIFIAGGSGMAPIKSIIFDMMEREVKRNAYYFFGARSKRDLFYLEEMKEVERKMPNFHFIPALSDPLPEDNWEGETGLITDVVDRYLSEQGDEIDREAYLCGSPGMINACIRVLTRHKVLEEKIFYDKFG from the coding sequence TTGCAAATAGTCATATCAGCTCTTGTGATCGGAGGAATTTCGGCGCTGCTTGCTGCAATTCTCACTATTGCGGATGCCCTTGTGAACAACTATGGAGAAGTTAGTATAAGAGTAAATGATTCGAAAGACTTGAAAGTGAAAGGCGGAGCGACGCTTCTGTCTACGCTTGCAAGTGAGAAGATCTTCATTCCCTCTGCATGCGGAGGAAAAGGCAGCTGCGGACTTTGCAGGGTAAAGGTTTTGACAGACGTCGGGCCCATTCTCCCGACAGAACTACCATATCTTTCCGAGAAAGAGAAGAAAAACAACATTAGGCTTTCGTGTCAGATTAAGGTTAAGAGTGATATATCAATCGAGATCCCTGAAGAATTGTTCAATATAATGGAATACATCGCTAGTGTTTCATCGATAACGGATGTGACACACGACATCAAGGAAGTCTTCTTTGATTTGGAAGATGAGATCGAATTCAAGGCAGGTCAGTATGTGCAGCTGATAGTTCCAGCTTATGGAGATATCAAGGGTGAGACAATGAGGGCATATTCGATGTCCTCGCAACCCTCGGTTAAGAGCGGTGTCGAATTGCTGATAAGACTTGTCCCGAACGGGATTGTCACAACTTACGTTCACAAAATGCTAAAAGTTGGAGAAAGAATTAGGATTCTTGGGCCTTTTGGCGACTTTTACTTGAGAGACACCGATTCAGATATAATATTCATTGCGGGTGGCTCTGGAATGGCTCCCATCAAATCAATAATTTTTGACATGATGGAAAGAGAAGTGAAAAGAAATGCCTATTATTTCTTTGGAGCAAGAAGCAAGAGAGATCTGTTCTACCTTGAGGAGATGAAAGAGGTTGAAAGAAAGATGCCCAATTTTCATTTCATTCCAGCACTGTCTGATCCACTGCCAGAAGATAATTGGGAAGGGGAAACTGGATTGATAACAGATGTTGTGGACAGGTATCTCTCCGAGCAAGGAGACGAGATTGACAGAGAAGCGTATCTCTGTGGCAGTCCGGGAATGATAAATGCCTGCATACGTGTCTTGACTAGACACAAAGTACTCGAAGAAAAAATATTCTACGACAAATTCGGATAG
- a CDS encoding electron transport complex protein RnfA — MGVPLNPFVIMIAAALTSNMVLSNFLGMCSFISVSKDIKTANGLGMAVTFVLTLTSVLNYIVYYYILVPLNLDYLRYIVFIVVIAAFVQFLEMIIERFSPTLYINLGIFLPLITVNCAILGGVLFMIIREYSLIQSLFFGFGSGAGWWLAIVALSAMRMRMRENDLPPQLVGPGITMIIIGIMALAFMGFSGMLPVQ, encoded by the coding sequence ATGGGAGTTCCACTTAATCCATTTGTAATAATGATAGCGGCGGCATTGACAAGTAATATGGTGCTGAGCAATTTCCTGGGGATGTGCTCTTTCATATCGGTTTCTAAAGACATAAAAACTGCCAATGGGCTTGGTATGGCAGTGACATTCGTTCTTACGCTTACTTCTGTTCTCAACTACATAGTCTACTATTACATATTAGTTCCTCTGAATCTCGATTATCTTAGGTACATAGTGTTCATTGTTGTAATCGCTGCTTTTGTGCAGTTCCTGGAAATGATCATTGAAAGATTCTCTCCGACTCTCTACATCAACTTGGGAATCTTCTTACCCCTCATCACAGTCAATTGCGCAATTCTCGGTGGAGTTCTCTTCATGATAATCAGAGAGTACAGCCTCATCCAGTCTCTGTTCTTTGGGTTCGGTTCTGGTGCTGGCTGGTGGCTTGCGATAGTCGCACTGTCTGCAATGCGCATGAGAATGAGAGAGAATGATCTACCTCCTCAATTGGTTGGCCCAGGCATTACAATGATAATTATCGGAATCATGGCACTTGCCTTTATGGGTTTTTCGGGCATGTTGCCCGTTCAATAA
- a CDS encoding diacylglycerol kinase family protein has translation MRKFVRSLGNATNGIKHLLRERNFRIQLVIGAVILSLGALIQVDKNDYYWLLFCTFMVLLLEGINTLIEKLADILRPYYDERVRVLKDTAASVVLLGSAVSVLIGLSIILQTIFGSHFAVGLLFGIIILVVFFSLGLFGGGRE, from the coding sequence ATGAGAAAGTTTGTTAGAAGCCTTGGGAACGCTACTAACGGTATAAAACATCTTCTAAGAGAGAGGAACTTCAGGATCCAGCTTGTGATTGGGGCCGTTATTCTCTCTCTTGGTGCGCTGATCCAAGTAGATAAGAATGATTATTATTGGCTGCTTTTCTGTACGTTTATGGTATTACTACTGGAAGGAATTAACACTCTAATAGAGAAGCTTGCAGACATTTTGCGACCATACTATGACGAAAGAGTACGAGTATTGAAGGACACAGCGGCTTCCGTGGTACTCTTAGGAAGTGCGGTCTCAGTACTGATAGGTTTATCCATTATTTTACAAACGATTTTTGGTTCGCATTTTGCCGTTGGACTGCTTTTTGGTATAATCATTTTGGTTGTCTTCTTTTCTTTAGGGCTTTTTGGAGGTGGCAGGGAATGA
- a CDS encoding DUF523 domain-containing protein: MTKILVSACLIGVNCTYRGDNNLSLKLLELVDRFVFLPVCPEQLGGLPTPRPRAEVTTSADWRAAKLVLDQFGNDVTQNYLRGAEEVLKIAKLSGVNIAILKSRSPSCGCRGIYDGTFSGVMVDGMGITAELLLKNGIEVYSEDETNFLY, from the coding sequence ATGACAAAGATACTTGTTAGTGCTTGCCTGATTGGTGTGAACTGCACATACCGTGGAGATAATAACCTGTCCTTAAAGCTTTTAGAGCTTGTTGACAGGTTTGTTTTTTTGCCAGTATGCCCGGAACAGCTTGGAGGACTTCCGACACCTCGTCCAAGAGCGGAAGTCACAACCTCTGCTGATTGGAGGGCAGCGAAGTTGGTGTTAGATCAGTTTGGAAATGATGTCACTCAAAACTATTTACGGGGGGCGGAAGAGGTGCTAAAAATAGCCAAACTATCTGGAGTTAACATAGCTATACTGAAATCAAGAAGCCCCTCTTGTGGATGCAGGGGCATTTATGACGGAACCTTTAGTGGAGTAATGGTTGACGGTATGGGAATCACTGCGGAACTTCTTCTAAAGAACGGTATCGAAGTCTACTCTGAAGATGAGACTAACTTCTTATACTAG
- a CDS encoding 2-oxoacid:ferredoxin oxidoreductase subunit beta translates to MAIARLTKYLRQDRMPHVWCPGCGNGVIMKAFIDAVDKNALDPDRVSVVSGIGCSSRVTGYLNFNTMHTLHGRAIAFATGVKLARPEFKVVVMGGDGDILAIGGNHFIHACRRNMDITVIIFNNNIYGMTGGQYSPTTPHEKIASTSPYGNVENSFDIVNLALASGATYVARSTVFHYAQMVQLIQKALDHKGMAVIEIMTNCHTYYGRYNAMSQPEDMLAYFKKNTVQINKARTMSPEELADKIVAGEFVNKNADTYSDSYRKKIEELMKAERGDNG, encoded by the coding sequence ATGGCTATCGCAAGGCTAACTAAGTATTTGAGGCAGGATAGAATGCCTCACGTTTGGTGTCCCGGTTGTGGGAACGGTGTCATTATGAAAGCATTCATAGATGCTGTCGACAAAAATGCCCTCGATCCAGACAGAGTCTCTGTTGTCTCGGGAATTGGTTGTTCTTCAAGGGTAACGGGCTATCTTAACTTCAATACTATGCATACTCTTCACGGTAGAGCAATTGCGTTCGCAACGGGAGTAAAGCTTGCTAGACCTGAGTTTAAAGTTGTTGTGATGGGTGGGGACGGAGATATTCTCGCAATTGGCGGAAATCACTTCATTCATGCTTGCAGACGGAATATGGATATAACGGTGATAATATTCAACAACAATATATATGGAATGACCGGAGGGCAGTACTCTCCAACCACACCTCATGAGAAAATCGCATCGACTTCTCCGTACGGCAATGTAGAGAACTCATTTGACATTGTCAATCTGGCACTTGCCTCGGGAGCGACATACGTCGCAAGATCAACCGTCTTTCACTATGCACAGATGGTTCAACTCATCCAGAAAGCCCTCGATCACAAAGGTATGGCAGTAATAGAAATAATGACCAACTGTCACACATACTACGGTAGATATAACGCCATGTCACAACCTGAAGACATGCTTGCCTATTTCAAGAAGAACACAGTACAAATTAACAAGGCTAGGACAATGTCTCCTGAGGAATTGGCCGATAAAATCGTGGCCGGTGAATTCGTAAACAAGAATGCTGATACATACAGCGATAGCTACAGAAAAAAGATCGAGGAATTGATGAAGGCAGAAAGAGGTGACAATGGATGA
- a CDS encoding ferritin-like domain-containing protein: MLSPHEILELAMKIEEVGVSFYRELAENVEDENKRSLFRYLSKQEEGHVETFKFLLRKFEEESLELINWDDSEAYVEDLANGSVFSRSLHDSMSSSDYQKIISLAIEAEKKSIAFYESIQKNARFTTADALKRIIEEENNHIELLKGMI; encoded by the coding sequence TTGCTTTCTCCACATGAAATACTTGAGTTGGCAATGAAAATCGAAGAAGTCGGGGTAAGCTTTTACAGGGAACTTGCAGAAAACGTTGAGGATGAAAATAAGCGTTCACTCTTTAGATATCTTTCGAAGCAAGAAGAAGGACATGTAGAGACATTCAAGTTTCTGCTAAGGAAATTTGAAGAGGAGTCCCTCGAACTCATAAACTGGGATGATTCAGAGGCATACGTTGAAGACCTGGCAAATGGTAGTGTTTTCTCCAGAAGTCTTCATGATTCTATGAGCAGTTCCGATTATCAGAAGATAATTTCTCTTGCAATTGAAGCTGAGAAGAAAAGCATAGCATTCTACGAAAGCATTCAAAAAAACGCAAGATTTACCACAGCAGATGCCCTTAAGAGGATTATCGAAGAAGAGAATAACCATATTGAACTTCTGAAGGGAATGATATGA
- the gatB gene encoding Asp-tRNA(Asn)/Glu-tRNA(Gln) amidotransferase subunit GatB: MLRTVIGLEIHAQLKTETKAFCSCRADVFDLEPNTAICPVCTGQPGTLPVLNKKVVEFAVLAGIAMNCTINKRSVFDRKNYFYPDLPKGYQITQYFFPIAEHGYLYLENEEEKRKVRIRRIHIEEDAGKMVHQGTDSITGSSGSFVDLNRCGVPLIEIVTEPDLRSPAEARIFMELLRDTLRALEVCSGDMEKGALRCDANISMVDETGRSSNRVEVKNINSFKFVEKALEFEQERISKALASGEDVAKETRSWSFSSKETFSMRSKEEENDYRYFPEPDLPVLVVSDEVIERIKGNLPELPWEKIDRFVEQYSLPRYDASVLSSDGDIASYFEEVAQVTGKPKESSNWIMGEVLRLMNDKGLTIEEVKVSPEHFKELFDLMDKGKISNKIAKDIFPTVVEEKKSPKEIVKEKGLEQIDDAEVIEDALQKAMANNPAAVKQFREGKEGVLGYFVGAVMKATRGKANPSKVNEIARRVLKG, encoded by the coding sequence ATGCTCAGAACTGTGATCGGACTGGAGATTCATGCTCAACTGAAAACAGAAACGAAGGCCTTTTGCAGCTGTAGAGCCGATGTTTTCGATCTCGAACCTAACACTGCAATTTGCCCAGTGTGCACAGGGCAGCCAGGTACTCTACCGGTGCTTAACAAGAAAGTAGTAGAATTCGCAGTTTTGGCGGGAATCGCTATGAACTGCACTATAAACAAACGTTCTGTCTTTGATAGAAAGAATTACTTCTATCCTGACCTACCAAAAGGTTACCAGATAACACAGTATTTCTTTCCGATTGCAGAACACGGTTATCTCTATCTGGAGAACGAGGAAGAGAAAAGAAAAGTGAGGATTCGCAGGATACACATTGAAGAAGATGCTGGCAAAATGGTGCATCAGGGAACGGATTCTATAACCGGATCATCGGGAAGCTTCGTGGATCTCAATAGATGCGGTGTTCCTTTGATAGAAATCGTAACCGAGCCCGACCTCCGTAGTCCCGCCGAAGCCCGAATCTTTATGGAGCTTCTTAGAGACACTCTGAGGGCGCTGGAGGTATGCTCTGGAGATATGGAGAAGGGAGCATTACGCTGTGATGCTAATATCTCGATGGTAGATGAAACGGGACGAAGCTCTAACAGAGTAGAGGTAAAGAATATCAATTCATTCAAGTTTGTTGAGAAGGCGCTTGAATTCGAGCAGGAGAGAATCTCAAAGGCGCTCGCTTCTGGGGAAGATGTTGCAAAAGAAACAAGATCCTGGAGCTTTTCGTCCAAAGAGACTTTTTCAATGAGATCGAAGGAGGAAGAAAACGATTATCGCTACTTCCCTGAACCGGATCTTCCAGTTCTGGTAGTCAGTGATGAAGTCATCGAAAGGATCAAGGGGAATCTTCCCGAGCTACCATGGGAGAAGATCGACAGATTTGTTGAGCAATACTCGCTCCCGAGGTACGACGCAAGTGTACTCTCTTCAGACGGGGACATCGCTTCATACTTTGAAGAAGTCGCTCAGGTCACTGGAAAGCCGAAAGAGAGTTCGAACTGGATAATGGGAGAGGTATTGCGACTCATGAATGACAAGGGACTTACCATCGAAGAGGTTAAGGTAAGTCCGGAGCATTTCAAAGAGCTTTTCGATTTAATGGATAAAGGAAAGATCTCCAACAAGATCGCCAAAGATATCTTCCCGACAGTTGTTGAAGAAAAGAAGTCGCCCAAAGAGATAGTAAAAGAGAAGGGGCTTGAACAAATAGACGATGCTGAGGTAATCGAAGATGCCCTTCAAAAGGCCATGGCTAACAACCCCGCTGCCGTGAAGCAGTTTAGAGAGGGGAAAGAAGGTGTTCTTGGTTACTTCGTAGGAGCTGTAATGAAGGCAACGAGAGGTAAGGCAAATCCATCAAAAGTCAATGAAATCGCAAGGAGGGTGCTCAAAGGTTGA
- the hemW gene encoding radical SAM family heme chaperone HemW gives MGMGLYIHIPFCARRCSYCDFCTVEYDGNLVRQYHDLLKKEVEMYPASERVETLYFGGGSPSLYPVELLRDLMSFISCSFDAAPVEVTIEANPWELNLKNLKQWRDIGFNRLSIGIQSSEREILERCDRPVPKNLRDRLMASRDIFENLNLDFILGLPGENESNVAGNLEMISAINPDHVSYYVFDSDHETKLMRLVHDDIIDLPRQEIVEGLHDIILDSLSKMGFSRYEISSWERGRRECLHNLKYWRNEQYMGFGVSAGSHFDRKRYVNTSDLLEYRYLVNLRRRPVFELRENSVIQEVFETLFMGLRLMEGVDLSKLELPDELNNTLVSELRAHLGDYLSPDNSRIRLNDNGMDFSRSVLEKLIDIKEEMVIAFST, from the coding sequence ATGGGTATGGGACTCTATATCCATATTCCTTTTTGCGCGAGGAGATGCTCATACTGCGACTTTTGCACGGTTGAGTATGATGGTAATCTCGTACGACAATACCACGACTTGCTGAAGAAGGAAGTAGAAATGTATCCAGCTTCAGAGAGGGTTGAGACTCTTTACTTTGGAGGAGGTTCGCCTTCCTTATATCCTGTTGAGCTTCTTAGGGATTTGATGTCGTTCATTTCCTGCTCATTTGATGCCGCGCCAGTGGAGGTTACAATAGAGGCCAACCCTTGGGAACTCAATCTAAAAAACCTTAAGCAGTGGAGGGATATTGGATTCAACAGGCTCTCGATCGGTATACAATCATCGGAAAGGGAGATCCTCGAACGATGCGATAGACCGGTCCCTAAGAATCTCAGAGACAGACTGATGGCCAGCAGAGATATCTTTGAAAACCTTAATCTCGATTTCATTCTAGGGTTGCCTGGAGAAAACGAAAGCAACGTTGCCGGAAACCTTGAAATGATTAGCGCCATAAATCCGGATCATGTATCGTACTATGTTTTTGATTCTGACCACGAAACTAAATTGATGCGGCTTGTCCATGATGATATCATTGATTTACCGAGACAAGAAATAGTAGAAGGCCTTCACGATATTATTCTTGATTCTTTAAGCAAAATGGGGTTCAGTAGATATGAGATCTCATCATGGGAGAGAGGACGTCGTGAGTGTCTTCATAACCTCAAGTATTGGCGAAACGAGCAATATATGGGCTTTGGCGTTTCAGCCGGTAGTCACTTCGATAGAAAGAGGTACGTGAATACTTCCGATCTCCTTGAGTATCGATATCTCGTTAATCTTCGAAGGAGACCGGTTTTTGAATTGAGGGAGAACTCAGTCATTCAAGAGGTTTTTGAAACGCTTTTTATGGGACTAAGACTGATGGAAGGCGTTGATTTATCAAAGCTGGAACTTCCTGATGAGTTGAATAATACTTTGGTCTCCGAGCTTAGAGCTCATCTTGGTGACTACCTTTCGCCAGATAACAGTCGAATAAGATTGAACGATAATGGAATGGACTTTTCTAGAAGCGTTCTGGAGAAGCTTATCGATATCAAGGAGGAGATGGTGATTGCTTTCTCCACATGA